The segment CAGCAGAGGAAAAGATCAGGATTGTTATGGAAGCGATGAGCACTGACATAAGCTTGGCAGATTTATGCAGAAAGTACACACTGAATTCAAACGTATTCTATCACTGGAAAGAAAAGTTCATCGAGGGAGGCAAGTTTGCACTATCTGGCTCACTCAAGAATAATAATGTAAACAGGGAGCTGGAAGCGGAGAACGAGCATCTGAAGAAGCTGATTGGAGAACTTATTGTAGCTAATGACGCTTTAAAAAAAGCTCTGGAAGGGAGGAGAAGATGATAGCCATACAGATAATGCTTGATGATAAAGAGTCTGAGGAAAGCTCTACAATATTCGGCATGCTCAAGAAAGATGTATTACTACAGGAAGAGGGAGAGAAATGTTAGGCTGGATGCTGCTGTGGTCGATGCTGCAAGAAGGGTAATGCTTGAGAGACCATTCTATGGAACAAGGAGGATGGCAGTGATGCTATCAAGAGAGTTAGGAAGATCTGTTAACAGGAAGCAAGTTCAGCGTATATTCCACGCATTGGACTGGATTGAACCTGCTAAAAAGAAGGCAGATATCATAAGAACAAAGGGTAAGGTAGTGAAGGCGTCCAGACCATACGAGTTGTGGGAGGCCGATATGTCGTACATCTGATGTGGAAATGATGGCTGGTGTTATCTGTTTAACATACTTGACTGCTATACCAGAGATGGCTTTCGTATACGTTCAGCAAGGAATGTGGAACGGATGAAGCCGTAAGAACATTTGATAGAGCAATACTGGATAGATTCCCTGGTGGGGTAATTCCTGAAGGGTTAACGGTAAGGAATGATGGA is part of the Nitrososphaerales archaeon genome and harbors:
- a CDS encoding transposase — encoded protein: MVARRWSAEEKIRIVMEAMSTDISLADLCRKYTLNSNVFYHWKEKFIEGGKFALSGSLKNNNVNRELEAENEHLKKLIGELIVANDALKKALEGRRR
- a CDS encoding IS3 family transposase, producing the protein MYYYRKRERNVRLDAAVVDAARRVMLERPFYGTRRMAVMLSRELGRSVNRKQVQRIFHALDWIEPAKKKADIIRTKGKVVKASRPYELWEADMSYI